A genomic segment from Castor canadensis chromosome 1, mCasCan1.hap1v2, whole genome shotgun sequence encodes:
- the Kat5 gene encoding histone acetyltransferase KAT5 isoform X5, which yields MAEVGEIIEGCRLPVLRRNQDNEDEWPLAEILSVKDISGRKLFYVHYIDFNKRLDEWVTHERLDLKKIQFPKKEAKTPTKNGLPGSRPGSPEREVPASAQASGKTLPIPVQITLRFNLPKEREAIPGGEPDQPLSSSSCLQPNHRSTKRKVEVVSPATPVPNETAPASVFPQNGSARRAVAAQPGRKRKSNCLGTDEELTTLPVLYLCEFCLKYGRSLKCLQRHLTKCDLRHPPGNEIYRKGTISFFEIDGRKNKSYSQNLCLLAKCFLDHKTLYYDTDPFLFYVMTEYDCKGFHIVGYFSKEKESTEDYNVACILTLPPYQRRGYGKLLIEFSYELSKVEGKTGTPEKPLSDLGLLSYRSYWSQTILEILMGLKSESGERPQITINEISEITSIKKEDVISTLQYLNLINYYKGQYILTLSEDIVDGHERAMLKRLLRIDSKCLHFTPKDWSKRGKW from the exons atggcGGAGGTG GGGGAGATAATCGAGGGCTGCCGCCTGCCGGTGCTTCGGCGGAACCAGGACAACGAAGATGAGTGGC CCCTGGCCGAGATCCTGAGTGTGAAGGACATCAGTGGCCGGAAGCTCTTCTACGTGCATTACATTGACT TCAACAAACGCCTGGATGAATGGGTGACCCACGAGCGATTGGACCTAAAGAAGATCCAATTCCCCAAGAAAGAGGCCAAGACCCCCACCAAGAACGGACTTCCTGGGTCTCGCCCCGGCTCTCCAGAGAGAGAGGTG CCGGCCTCCGCCCAGGCCAGCGGGAAGACCTTGCCAATCCCGGTCCAGATCACACTCCGCTTCAACCTGCCCAAGGAGCGGGAGGCCATTCCCGGTGGCGAGCCCGACCAGCCGCTCTCCTCCAGCTCCTGCCTGCAACCCAACCACCGCTCAACG AAACGGAAGGTGGAGGTGGTTTCACCAGCAACTCCAGTGCCCAACGAGACAGCCCCGGCCTCAGTTTTTCCCCAG AATGGATCGGCCCGTAGGGCAGTGGCAGCTCAGCCTGGACGGAAGCGGAAGTCCAATTGTTTGGGCACTGATGAG GAGCTCACCACACTTCCTGTCCTCTACTTGTGCGAGTTCTGCCTCAAATACGGCCGTAGCCTCAAATGTCTGCAGCGCCACCTG aCCAAGTGTGACCTGCGGCACCCTCCAGGCAATGAGATCTACCGAAAGGGCACCATCTCCTTCTTTGAGATTGATGGACGGAAGAATAAG AGTTACTCTCAGAATTTGTGTCTTTTGGCTAAGTGTTTCCTTGACCACAAGACGTTGTACTATGACACAGACCCCTTCCTCTTCTACGTGATGACAGAGTATGACTGCAAAGGCTTCCACATTGTGGGCTACTTCTCCAAG GAAAAGGAGTCCACAGAAGACTACAATGTGGCCTGCATCCTGACCCTACCTCCCTACCAGCGCCGGGGTTATGGCAAGCTGCTGATTGAGTTCA GCTATGAACTCTCCAAAGTGGAAGGGAAGACAGGGACTCCTGAAAAACCCCTCTCGGATCTTGGCCTCTTATCCTATCGAAGTTACTGGTCCCAGACCATCTTGGAGATCCTGATGGGGCTGAAGTCGGAGAGCGGGGAGAGGCCACAAATCACCATCAA CGAGATCAGTGAAATCACCAGCATCAAGAAAGAGGACGTCATCTCCACCTTACAGTACCTCAACCTCATCAACTATTACAAG GGCCAGTACATCCTCACTCTGTCGGAGGATATCGTGGATGGGCATGAGAGGGCTATGCTCAAGCGACTCCTTCGAATTGACTCCAAGTGTCTGCACTTCACTCCCAAGGACTGGAGCAAGAGAGGAAAATGGTGA
- the Kat5 gene encoding histone acetyltransferase KAT5 isoform X4, with protein MAEVGEIIEGCRLPVLRRNQDNEDEWPLAEILSVKDISGRKLFYVHYIDFNKRLDEWVTHERLDLKKIQFPKKEAKTPTKNGLPGSRPGSPEREVKRKVEVVSPATPVPNETAPASVFPQNGSARRAVAAQPGRKRKSNCLGTDEDSQDSSDGIPSAPRMTGSLVSDRSHDDIVTRMKNIECIELGRHRLKPWYFSPYPQELTTLPVLYLCEFCLKYGRSLKCLQRHLTKCDLRHPPGNEIYRKGTISFFEIDGRKNKSYSQNLCLLAKCFLDHKTLYYDTDPFLFYVMTEYDCKGFHIVGYFSKEKESTEDYNVACILTLPPYQRRGYGKLLIEFSYELSKVEGKTGTPEKPLSDLGLLSYRSYWSQTILEILMGLKSESGERPQITINEISEITSIKKEDVISTLQYLNLINYYKGQYILTLSEDIVDGHERAMLKRLLRIDSKCLHFTPKDWSKRGKW; from the exons atggcGGAGGTG GGGGAGATAATCGAGGGCTGCCGCCTGCCGGTGCTTCGGCGGAACCAGGACAACGAAGATGAGTGGC CCCTGGCCGAGATCCTGAGTGTGAAGGACATCAGTGGCCGGAAGCTCTTCTACGTGCATTACATTGACT TCAACAAACGCCTGGATGAATGGGTGACCCACGAGCGATTGGACCTAAAGAAGATCCAATTCCCCAAGAAAGAGGCCAAGACCCCCACCAAGAACGGACTTCCTGGGTCTCGCCCCGGCTCTCCAGAGAGAGAGGTG AAACGGAAGGTGGAGGTGGTTTCACCAGCAACTCCAGTGCCCAACGAGACAGCCCCGGCCTCAGTTTTTCCCCAG AATGGATCGGCCCGTAGGGCAGTGGCAGCTCAGCCTGGACGGAAGCGGAAGTCCAATTGTTTGGGCACTGATGAG GACTCCCAGGACAGCTCAGATGGAATACCATCGGCACCACGCATGACTGGCAGCCTGGTGTCCGACCGGAGCCACGACGACATTGTTACCCGGATGAAGAACATTGAGTGTATCGAGCTGGGCCGGCACCGCCTCAAGCCATGGTACTTCTCCCCGTACCCACAGGAGCTCACCACACTTCCTGTCCTCTACTTGTGCGAGTTCTGCCTCAAATACGGCCGTAGCCTCAAATGTCTGCAGCGCCACCTG aCCAAGTGTGACCTGCGGCACCCTCCAGGCAATGAGATCTACCGAAAGGGCACCATCTCCTTCTTTGAGATTGATGGACGGAAGAATAAG AGTTACTCTCAGAATTTGTGTCTTTTGGCTAAGTGTTTCCTTGACCACAAGACGTTGTACTATGACACAGACCCCTTCCTCTTCTACGTGATGACAGAGTATGACTGCAAAGGCTTCCACATTGTGGGCTACTTCTCCAAG GAAAAGGAGTCCACAGAAGACTACAATGTGGCCTGCATCCTGACCCTACCTCCCTACCAGCGCCGGGGTTATGGCAAGCTGCTGATTGAGTTCA GCTATGAACTCTCCAAAGTGGAAGGGAAGACAGGGACTCCTGAAAAACCCCTCTCGGATCTTGGCCTCTTATCCTATCGAAGTTACTGGTCCCAGACCATCTTGGAGATCCTGATGGGGCTGAAGTCGGAGAGCGGGGAGAGGCCACAAATCACCATCAA CGAGATCAGTGAAATCACCAGCATCAAGAAAGAGGACGTCATCTCCACCTTACAGTACCTCAACCTCATCAACTATTACAAG GGCCAGTACATCCTCACTCTGTCGGAGGATATCGTGGATGGGCATGAGAGGGCTATGCTCAAGCGACTCCTTCGAATTGACTCCAAGTGTCTGCACTTCACTCCCAAGGACTGGAGCAAGAGAGGAAAATGGTGA
- the Kat5 gene encoding histone acetyltransferase KAT5 isoform X2, translating into MAEVGEIIEGCRLPVLRRNQDNEDEWPLAEILSVKDISGRKLFYVHYIDFNKRLDEWVTHERLDLKKIQFPKKEAKTPTKNGLPGSRPGSPEREVPASAQASGKTLPIPVQITLRFNLPKEREAIPGGEPDQPLSSSSCLQPNHRSTKRKVEVVSPATPVPNETAPASVFPQNGSARRAVAAQPGRKRKSNCLGTDEDSQDSSDGIPSAPRMTGSLVSDRSHDDIVTRMKNIECIELGRHRLKPWYFSPYPQELTTLPVLYLCEFCLKYGRSLKCLQRHLTKCDLRHPPGNEIYRKGTISFFEIDGRKNKSYSQNLCLLAKCFLDHKTLYYDTDPFLFYVMTEYDCKGFHIVGYFSKEKESTEDYNVACILTLPPYQRRGYGKLLIEFSYELSKVEGKTGTPEKPLSDLGLLSYRSYWSQTILEILMGLKSESGERPQITINEISEITSIKKEDVISTLQYLNLINYYKGQYILTLSEDIVDGHERAMLKRLLRIDSKCLHFTPKDWSKRGKW; encoded by the exons atggcGGAGGTG GGGGAGATAATCGAGGGCTGCCGCCTGCCGGTGCTTCGGCGGAACCAGGACAACGAAGATGAGTGGC CCCTGGCCGAGATCCTGAGTGTGAAGGACATCAGTGGCCGGAAGCTCTTCTACGTGCATTACATTGACT TCAACAAACGCCTGGATGAATGGGTGACCCACGAGCGATTGGACCTAAAGAAGATCCAATTCCCCAAGAAAGAGGCCAAGACCCCCACCAAGAACGGACTTCCTGGGTCTCGCCCCGGCTCTCCAGAGAGAGAGGTG CCGGCCTCCGCCCAGGCCAGCGGGAAGACCTTGCCAATCCCGGTCCAGATCACACTCCGCTTCAACCTGCCCAAGGAGCGGGAGGCCATTCCCGGTGGCGAGCCCGACCAGCCGCTCTCCTCCAGCTCCTGCCTGCAACCCAACCACCGCTCAACG AAACGGAAGGTGGAGGTGGTTTCACCAGCAACTCCAGTGCCCAACGAGACAGCCCCGGCCTCAGTTTTTCCCCAG AATGGATCGGCCCGTAGGGCAGTGGCAGCTCAGCCTGGACGGAAGCGGAAGTCCAATTGTTTGGGCACTGATGAG GACTCCCAGGACAGCTCAGATGGAATACCATCGGCACCACGCATGACTGGCAGCCTGGTGTCCGACCGGAGCCACGACGACATTGTTACCCGGATGAAGAACATTGAGTGTATCGAGCTGGGCCGGCACCGCCTCAAGCCATGGTACTTCTCCCCGTACCCACAGGAGCTCACCACACTTCCTGTCCTCTACTTGTGCGAGTTCTGCCTCAAATACGGCCGTAGCCTCAAATGTCTGCAGCGCCACCTG aCCAAGTGTGACCTGCGGCACCCTCCAGGCAATGAGATCTACCGAAAGGGCACCATCTCCTTCTTTGAGATTGATGGACGGAAGAATAAG AGTTACTCTCAGAATTTGTGTCTTTTGGCTAAGTGTTTCCTTGACCACAAGACGTTGTACTATGACACAGACCCCTTCCTCTTCTACGTGATGACAGAGTATGACTGCAAAGGCTTCCACATTGTGGGCTACTTCTCCAAG GAAAAGGAGTCCACAGAAGACTACAATGTGGCCTGCATCCTGACCCTACCTCCCTACCAGCGCCGGGGTTATGGCAAGCTGCTGATTGAGTTCA GCTATGAACTCTCCAAAGTGGAAGGGAAGACAGGGACTCCTGAAAAACCCCTCTCGGATCTTGGCCTCTTATCCTATCGAAGTTACTGGTCCCAGACCATCTTGGAGATCCTGATGGGGCTGAAGTCGGAGAGCGGGGAGAGGCCACAAATCACCATCAA CGAGATCAGTGAAATCACCAGCATCAAGAAAGAGGACGTCATCTCCACCTTACAGTACCTCAACCTCATCAACTATTACAAG GGCCAGTACATCCTCACTCTGTCGGAGGATATCGTGGATGGGCATGAGAGGGCTATGCTCAAGCGACTCCTTCGAATTGACTCCAAGTGTCTGCACTTCACTCCCAAGGACTGGAGCAAGAGAGGAAAATGGTGA
- the Kat5 gene encoding histone acetyltransferase KAT5 isoform X1, translated as MAEVVSPVPGAGRREPGEVGRARGTPVADPGAALSPQGEIIEGCRLPVLRRNQDNEDEWPLAEILSVKDISGRKLFYVHYIDFNKRLDEWVTHERLDLKKIQFPKKEAKTPTKNGLPGSRPGSPEREVPASAQASGKTLPIPVQITLRFNLPKEREAIPGGEPDQPLSSSSCLQPNHRSTKRKVEVVSPATPVPNETAPASVFPQNGSARRAVAAQPGRKRKSNCLGTDEDSQDSSDGIPSAPRMTGSLVSDRSHDDIVTRMKNIECIELGRHRLKPWYFSPYPQELTTLPVLYLCEFCLKYGRSLKCLQRHLTKCDLRHPPGNEIYRKGTISFFEIDGRKNKSYSQNLCLLAKCFLDHKTLYYDTDPFLFYVMTEYDCKGFHIVGYFSKEKESTEDYNVACILTLPPYQRRGYGKLLIEFSYELSKVEGKTGTPEKPLSDLGLLSYRSYWSQTILEILMGLKSESGERPQITINEISEITSIKKEDVISTLQYLNLINYYKGQYILTLSEDIVDGHERAMLKRLLRIDSKCLHFTPKDWSKRGKW; from the exons atggcGGAGGTGGTGAGTCCGGTGCCCGGGGCGGGGCGGAGGGAGCCAGGGGAGGTGGGTAGAGCCCGAGGCACCCCAGTAGCCGACCCTGGCGCCGCGCTGTCTCCCCAGGGGGAGATAATCGAGGGCTGCCGCCTGCCGGTGCTTCGGCGGAACCAGGACAACGAAGATGAGTGGC CCCTGGCCGAGATCCTGAGTGTGAAGGACATCAGTGGCCGGAAGCTCTTCTACGTGCATTACATTGACT TCAACAAACGCCTGGATGAATGGGTGACCCACGAGCGATTGGACCTAAAGAAGATCCAATTCCCCAAGAAAGAGGCCAAGACCCCCACCAAGAACGGACTTCCTGGGTCTCGCCCCGGCTCTCCAGAGAGAGAGGTG CCGGCCTCCGCCCAGGCCAGCGGGAAGACCTTGCCAATCCCGGTCCAGATCACACTCCGCTTCAACCTGCCCAAGGAGCGGGAGGCCATTCCCGGTGGCGAGCCCGACCAGCCGCTCTCCTCCAGCTCCTGCCTGCAACCCAACCACCGCTCAACG AAACGGAAGGTGGAGGTGGTTTCACCAGCAACTCCAGTGCCCAACGAGACAGCCCCGGCCTCAGTTTTTCCCCAG AATGGATCGGCCCGTAGGGCAGTGGCAGCTCAGCCTGGACGGAAGCGGAAGTCCAATTGTTTGGGCACTGATGAG GACTCCCAGGACAGCTCAGATGGAATACCATCGGCACCACGCATGACTGGCAGCCTGGTGTCCGACCGGAGCCACGACGACATTGTTACCCGGATGAAGAACATTGAGTGTATCGAGCTGGGCCGGCACCGCCTCAAGCCATGGTACTTCTCCCCGTACCCACAGGAGCTCACCACACTTCCTGTCCTCTACTTGTGCGAGTTCTGCCTCAAATACGGCCGTAGCCTCAAATGTCTGCAGCGCCACCTG aCCAAGTGTGACCTGCGGCACCCTCCAGGCAATGAGATCTACCGAAAGGGCACCATCTCCTTCTTTGAGATTGATGGACGGAAGAATAAG AGTTACTCTCAGAATTTGTGTCTTTTGGCTAAGTGTTTCCTTGACCACAAGACGTTGTACTATGACACAGACCCCTTCCTCTTCTACGTGATGACAGAGTATGACTGCAAAGGCTTCCACATTGTGGGCTACTTCTCCAAG GAAAAGGAGTCCACAGAAGACTACAATGTGGCCTGCATCCTGACCCTACCTCCCTACCAGCGCCGGGGTTATGGCAAGCTGCTGATTGAGTTCA GCTATGAACTCTCCAAAGTGGAAGGGAAGACAGGGACTCCTGAAAAACCCCTCTCGGATCTTGGCCTCTTATCCTATCGAAGTTACTGGTCCCAGACCATCTTGGAGATCCTGATGGGGCTGAAGTCGGAGAGCGGGGAGAGGCCACAAATCACCATCAA CGAGATCAGTGAAATCACCAGCATCAAGAAAGAGGACGTCATCTCCACCTTACAGTACCTCAACCTCATCAACTATTACAAG GGCCAGTACATCCTCACTCTGTCGGAGGATATCGTGGATGGGCATGAGAGGGCTATGCTCAAGCGACTCCTTCGAATTGACTCCAAGTGTCTGCACTTCACTCCCAAGGACTGGAGCAAGAGAGGAAAATGGTGA
- the Kat5 gene encoding histone acetyltransferase KAT5 isoform X3 — translation MAEVVSPVPGAGRREPGEVGRARGTPVADPGAALSPQGEIIEGCRLPVLRRNQDNEDEWPLAEILSVKDISGRKLFYVHYIDFNKRLDEWVTHERLDLKKIQFPKKEAKTPTKNGLPGSRPGSPEREVKRKVEVVSPATPVPNETAPASVFPQNGSARRAVAAQPGRKRKSNCLGTDEDSQDSSDGIPSAPRMTGSLVSDRSHDDIVTRMKNIECIELGRHRLKPWYFSPYPQELTTLPVLYLCEFCLKYGRSLKCLQRHLTKCDLRHPPGNEIYRKGTISFFEIDGRKNKSYSQNLCLLAKCFLDHKTLYYDTDPFLFYVMTEYDCKGFHIVGYFSKEKESTEDYNVACILTLPPYQRRGYGKLLIEFSYELSKVEGKTGTPEKPLSDLGLLSYRSYWSQTILEILMGLKSESGERPQITINEISEITSIKKEDVISTLQYLNLINYYKGQYILTLSEDIVDGHERAMLKRLLRIDSKCLHFTPKDWSKRGKW, via the exons atggcGGAGGTGGTGAGTCCGGTGCCCGGGGCGGGGCGGAGGGAGCCAGGGGAGGTGGGTAGAGCCCGAGGCACCCCAGTAGCCGACCCTGGCGCCGCGCTGTCTCCCCAGGGGGAGATAATCGAGGGCTGCCGCCTGCCGGTGCTTCGGCGGAACCAGGACAACGAAGATGAGTGGC CCCTGGCCGAGATCCTGAGTGTGAAGGACATCAGTGGCCGGAAGCTCTTCTACGTGCATTACATTGACT TCAACAAACGCCTGGATGAATGGGTGACCCACGAGCGATTGGACCTAAAGAAGATCCAATTCCCCAAGAAAGAGGCCAAGACCCCCACCAAGAACGGACTTCCTGGGTCTCGCCCCGGCTCTCCAGAGAGAGAGGTG AAACGGAAGGTGGAGGTGGTTTCACCAGCAACTCCAGTGCCCAACGAGACAGCCCCGGCCTCAGTTTTTCCCCAG AATGGATCGGCCCGTAGGGCAGTGGCAGCTCAGCCTGGACGGAAGCGGAAGTCCAATTGTTTGGGCACTGATGAG GACTCCCAGGACAGCTCAGATGGAATACCATCGGCACCACGCATGACTGGCAGCCTGGTGTCCGACCGGAGCCACGACGACATTGTTACCCGGATGAAGAACATTGAGTGTATCGAGCTGGGCCGGCACCGCCTCAAGCCATGGTACTTCTCCCCGTACCCACAGGAGCTCACCACACTTCCTGTCCTCTACTTGTGCGAGTTCTGCCTCAAATACGGCCGTAGCCTCAAATGTCTGCAGCGCCACCTG aCCAAGTGTGACCTGCGGCACCCTCCAGGCAATGAGATCTACCGAAAGGGCACCATCTCCTTCTTTGAGATTGATGGACGGAAGAATAAG AGTTACTCTCAGAATTTGTGTCTTTTGGCTAAGTGTTTCCTTGACCACAAGACGTTGTACTATGACACAGACCCCTTCCTCTTCTACGTGATGACAGAGTATGACTGCAAAGGCTTCCACATTGTGGGCTACTTCTCCAAG GAAAAGGAGTCCACAGAAGACTACAATGTGGCCTGCATCCTGACCCTACCTCCCTACCAGCGCCGGGGTTATGGCAAGCTGCTGATTGAGTTCA GCTATGAACTCTCCAAAGTGGAAGGGAAGACAGGGACTCCTGAAAAACCCCTCTCGGATCTTGGCCTCTTATCCTATCGAAGTTACTGGTCCCAGACCATCTTGGAGATCCTGATGGGGCTGAAGTCGGAGAGCGGGGAGAGGCCACAAATCACCATCAA CGAGATCAGTGAAATCACCAGCATCAAGAAAGAGGACGTCATCTCCACCTTACAGTACCTCAACCTCATCAACTATTACAAG GGCCAGTACATCCTCACTCTGTCGGAGGATATCGTGGATGGGCATGAGAGGGCTATGCTCAAGCGACTCCTTCGAATTGACTCCAAGTGTCTGCACTTCACTCCCAAGGACTGGAGCAAGAGAGGAAAATGGTGA
- the Rnaseh2c gene encoding ribonuclease H2 subunit C, translating to MESSDKTAEKQRIHLRPVTLRDAAPATLHLLPCEVLVNRPAPVERFFTPAIRQNPDGLQVSFRGRSLRGEEVTVPPGFAGYVMLTEEKGEGLMGKQGFPRAEARKSGEEEREPAESPEALERDFDRFIGATGSFNRFTLWGLESVPGPDAKVHGALAWPRLAAAIHAQVPED from the exons ATGGAGAGCAGCGACAAGACGGCCGAGAAGCAGCGCATCCACTTGCGCCCCGTCACTCTACGCGACGCAGCCCCTGCCACGCTACACCTCCTGCCTTGCGAGGTCTTGGTGAACCGGCCTGCTCCGGTGGAGCGTTTCTTCACGCCCGCCATCCGCCAGAATCCCGATG GACTCCAGGTGTCGTTTCGGGGCCGCAGTCTACGGGGCGAGGAGGTGACCGTGCCGCCAGGCTTCGCGGGATACGTGATGTTGacggaggagaagggagagggtcTGATGGGGAAGCAGGGCTTCCCTAGGGCAGAAGCGAGGAAGAGCGGCGAGGAAGAGCGGGAGCCGGCGGAAAGCCCGGAGGCGCTGGAGCGCGACTTT GATCGCTTTATCGGAGCCACCGGCAGCTTCAACCGCTTCACCCTGTGGGGCCTGGAGAGCGTCCCTGGCCCGGACGCCAAAGTGCACGGGGCCCTCGCTTGGCCCCGCCTCGCTGCAGCG ATTCACGCACAGGTGCCTGAGGACTGA